The following coding sequences are from one Rutidosis leptorrhynchoides isolate AG116_Rl617_1_P2 chromosome 11, CSIRO_AGI_Rlap_v1, whole genome shotgun sequence window:
- the LOC139876742 gene encoding uncharacterized protein yields MLLIYSTLKSLLTFSSSLILMVILSQVSETSSRSNDHHYLYDVFISYRGVDTRYSFTNHLHRSLVDASVTAFLDDEEIQTGLYLKPELEIAIKRSRASIIVLSKNFASSSWCLDELVFILSCSHIVIPVFYHVEPTDVRKQQNSFGEAMRKHKQRMEAETDAKKKAELAKKIGIWKESLTQVANLIGYESKGRLETELILEIVKDIGRKLGGPLRNLIEFKLDDIKTATENFADKYLIGYGTYGKVYKGELKLFDANISSGIEGKNPEKMHMKCNYVAIKHILNDEKGHGKQGFFLEIEMLGRCRHPNIVSLLGYCNEDSEMILVSEFVPNGSLYDYLENIKKETNPDWFQRINICLDIAYGLDYLHTNITDKEMIIHRDIKSANILLDKNFEAKIADFGLSKFYHENESRSTMITSTIAGTDYYTDPVYLRTRKLKKASDIYSLGVVLFEILSGRLANDELYCAENIKGLAAVARKCFNEGTLVKIIDPNLMEEGDELRVGPNQESLEVFAEIAFRCLAKTQDKRPTIKVVIEELQNALNLQVFRGNPSTVIPSRFLKGRTRVKRDLYLLKLEVGDDLSDHIASFNHLVSELSNMDEMIKEQELGLLMLASLPKSYKLFVQHMRTERTTKLEDVLHKLRDYTSGKDGYMYSGKGKRPQSW; encoded by the exons ATGTTACTTATTTACTCAACTCTCAAATCATTATTAACTTTTTCCAGTTCACTAATACTAATGGTTATCCTCTCACAAGTTTCAGAAACATCTTCACGGAGTAATGATCATCATTATCTGTATGATGTATTTATAAGTTATAGAGGTGTTGATACCCGTTATAGCTTCACTAATCATCTCCATAGATCCCTTGTGGATGCTAGTGTCACTGCCTTTTTGGATGACGAAGAGATTCAAACCGGGTTATATCTTAAACCAGAATTGGAGATTGCAATCAAAAGATCAAGGGCTTCTATTATTGTGTTGTCTAAGAATTTTGCTTCATCATCGTGGTGTCTTGATGAACTAGTATTTATCCTGAGTTGCAGCCATATTGTTATCCCTGTCTTTTATCATGTGGAGCCCACAGATGTTAGGAAGCAACAAAATAGCTTCGGAGAAGCAATGAGAAAACATAAGCAGAGGATGGAAGCAGAGACAGATGCGAAGAAAAAAGCTGAATTGGCTAAGAAGATAGGGATATGGAAGGAATCACTTACACAAGTTGCTAATTTGATAGGCTATGAGTCAAAGGgcag GCTAGAGACGGAACTTATATTGGAAATCGTTAAAGACATCGGACGCAAACTAGGTGGACCCTTAAGGAACCTTATTGAG TTTAAACTAGATGACATAAAGACAGCCACGGAGAATTTTGCAGACAAATACCTAATTGGATATGGCACATATGGTAAGGTGTATAAAGGAGAACTCAAACTTTTTGATGCAAATATCTCGTCGGGAATAGAAGGAAAGAATCCAGAGAAAATGCATATGAAGTGCAACTACGTGGCTATAAAACATATTTTAAATGATGAAAAAGGGCATGGTAAACAAGGGTTCTTTTTAGAAATAGAAATGCTCGGTAGATGCCGACATCCCAACATAGTCTCACTTCTCGGCTATTGTAATGAAGATTCTGAAATGATCCTTGTCTCTGAGTTTGTTCCAAATGGTAGCCTATATGATTATTTGGAAAACATCAAAAAAGAAACTAATCCTGATTGGTTTCAAAGGATTAATATCTGCCTTGATATTGCGTATGGGTTGGATTATCTACATACAAACATCACAGACAAAGAAATGATAATTCATCGTGATATCAAAAGTGCCAATATATTATTGGACAAGAATTTTGAGGCCAAGATTGCTGACTTTGGGCTCTCTAAATTCTACCATGAGAATGAATCACGGAGCACTATGATTACAAGTACTATTGCAGGTACCGACTATTACACGGATCCTGTATATTTGAGGACACGTAAATTGAAAAAAGCATCAGACATATACTCTTTAGGGGTCGTGTTATTTGAAATTTTGTCCGGTAGATTGGCAAATGATGAACTTTATTGTGCTGAAAATATCAAAGGGCTTGCAGCAGTTGCACGGAAGTGCTTTAACGAGGGAACGTTAGTAAAAATAATAGATCCGAATTTAATGGAAGAAGGAGATGAACTCCGTGTTGGGCCAAATCAAGAGTCTTTGGAAGTATTTGCAGAAATTGCATTTAGATGTTTGGCAAAAACTCAAGACAAGCGTCCAACAATAAAAGTCGTGATAGAGGAACTTCAAAATGCATTAAATCTTCAA GTTTTTCGGGGTAATCCGTCGACCGTTATTCCATCTAGGTTTTTGAAGGGTCGAACTAGAGTTAAGAGGGATTTGTACTTGCTGAAACTCGAAGTAGGAGATGATCTGAGTGACCATATAGCCTCCTTCAATCATTTGGTTTCTGAACTGTCTAACATGGATGAGATGATAAAAGAGCAGGAATTAGGATTATTAATGTTGGCATCACTACCCAAATCCTACAAGCTATTTGTGCAGCATATGAGGACAGAGCGGACCACCAAACTTGAAGATGTTCTTCACAAGCTGCGCGATTACACATCAGGAAAGGATGGCTACATGTATTCCGGAAAAGGAAAGCGGCCTCAATCATGGTAG